A stretch of the Neptunomonas phycophila genome encodes the following:
- a CDS encoding DUF599 domain-containing protein, giving the protein MSLVNVFFQQNAMNLVALLWFFLCFRGYMIYAKKAMYTTPCLSSVLHMYRHEWMVKLHERENRIADNAGIANLERSVSFFASTTMLILAGLMTVLGSTDKAIDVIADIPFAVQATREEWEIKIVMMIVLFVYAFFKFTWSLRQYGFVTVMIGGVPRPADGVSAQVCQANAARIAKMTSLAANNFNNGLRTYYFSQAMLGWFINPILFMGLSTLIVYILYRREFKSSTLKTLMMSVEPDTK; this is encoded by the coding sequence ATGTCGCTGGTGAATGTTTTTTTTCAACAAAATGCTATGAATCTTGTTGCGCTATTGTGGTTTTTTCTATGTTTTCGCGGCTACATGATTTATGCGAAAAAAGCGATGTATACCACGCCGTGCTTGTCCAGTGTGCTTCACATGTATCGTCACGAATGGATGGTGAAGCTACATGAACGCGAAAACCGTATCGCCGATAATGCGGGTATTGCCAACTTAGAGCGCAGTGTTTCGTTTTTTGCGTCGACTACCATGCTGATCTTAGCTGGCTTAATGACGGTTTTAGGCTCGACTGATAAGGCTATTGATGTGATTGCCGATATTCCCTTTGCTGTTCAGGCAACCCGGGAAGAGTGGGAGATCAAAATAGTCATGATGATTGTTTTATTTGTTTATGCCTTTTTTAAGTTTACCTGGAGCCTACGTCAGTACGGCTTCGTCACGGTGATGATCGGTGGTGTTCCGCGTCCTGCGGATGGCGTCTCTGCCCAAGTCTGCCAAGCCAATGCTGCCCGCATAGCAAAAATGACATCTTTAGCCGCTAATAATTTTAACAATGGTTTGCGGACTTATTACTTCAGCCAAGCGATGCTAGGCTGGTTTATTAACCCTATTTTGTTTATGGGGCTGTCCACTTTAATTGTCTATATCTTGTATCGACGTGAGTTCAAATCGTCCACTCTTAAAACATTGATGATGTCAGTGGAGCCTGACACTAAGTAA
- a CDS encoding aromatic amino acid transaminase, whose protein sequence is MFEALRALPADPILKLMVQCRNDPNPLKVDLGVGVYKNEQGHTPIMAAVREAEQKMLSSQTSKVYIGPAGSELFNHHIAGLLLGYDHPTIKDNRLVSAQTPGGCGALRVAAELINRSAPSATMWVSDPTWANHVPTFSAAGLTTATYPYYDNAAKEIRFDSMLATLEEAKEGDIVLLHGCCHNPCGADLNQQQWQTIADLLLRKNLIPFIDIAYQGLGDGLDEDAYGLRLLANQLPEMIIASSCSKNFGLYRERTGAVMVISASADASKVTASNLMNVIRSNYSMPPAHGASIVETILDDSSLTQMWKQELNDVCVRINDMRARLSQQIAATGCQTDFSFIPKQKGMFSFLGVTPEQVHQLRDDYSIYMVDSSRISIAGLNPHNIDYVAEAISSVVKP, encoded by the coding sequence ATGTTCGAAGCCTTGCGTGCACTGCCGGCTGACCCCATTTTAAAACTCATGGTTCAGTGTAGAAACGATCCAAACCCACTTAAAGTAGATTTGGGTGTGGGCGTCTACAAGAATGAGCAGGGGCACACACCTATTATGGCAGCGGTAAGAGAAGCCGAACAAAAAATGCTCTCATCACAAACCAGTAAGGTTTACATAGGGCCGGCCGGATCCGAACTATTTAACCACCATATTGCTGGCTTACTGTTAGGTTACGACCACCCTACCATTAAAGATAACCGCTTAGTTTCAGCTCAAACACCCGGTGGCTGTGGTGCTTTACGTGTAGCCGCGGAATTAATTAACCGCAGCGCTCCTTCAGCTACCATGTGGGTAAGTGACCCTACTTGGGCCAACCACGTTCCGACCTTTAGCGCTGCAGGCCTCACCACAGCAACCTACCCTTACTATGACAATGCAGCTAAAGAAATACGCTTTGATAGTATGCTAGCAACGTTAGAAGAAGCTAAAGAAGGAGACATTGTTCTATTACATGGTTGCTGTCACAACCCATGCGGCGCTGACCTAAACCAACAACAATGGCAAACAATAGCCGATCTTCTGCTACGTAAAAACCTGATTCCTTTCATTGACATCGCTTATCAAGGGTTAGGCGACGGCTTAGATGAAGACGCCTACGGTCTGCGCTTATTGGCTAACCAGTTGCCCGAAATGATTATCGCATCGTCGTGTTCTAAAAACTTTGGTTTGTATCGCGAGCGCACGGGTGCAGTTATGGTGATTTCAGCATCAGCTGACGCCTCAAAAGTTACCGCAAGCAACCTCATGAACGTTATTCGCAGTAACTACTCCATGCCACCAGCCCATGGCGCATCGATTGTAGAAACCATTTTAGACGACTCTTCGCTGACACAGATGTGGAAGCAAGAACTCAACGACGTCTGTGTTCGAATCAACGATATGCGTGCTCGGCTAAGCCAACAAATAGCAGCAACTGGCTGTCAAACTGACTTCAGCTTTATTCCAAAGCAAAAAGGCATGTTCTCATTTTTGGGCGTTACACCAGAGCAAGTACATCAGTTAAGGGACGATTATTCGATCTATATGGTAGATTCTAGCCGTATCAGTATTGCCGGTTTAAACCCGCACAATATTGATTATGTCGCAGAAGCCATTAGTTCAGTCGTTAAGCCTTAG
- the htpG gene encoding molecular chaperone HtpG has protein sequence MSTETQKETRGFQTEVKQLLNLMIHSLYSNKEIFLRELISNASDASEKLRYEALSNGDLYENDGDLKIHVSFDEAAKTVTIEDNGIGMSRDNVIEHLGTIANSGTANFLNQLSGDQAKDSQLIGQFGVGFYSAFIVAKKVDVFTRRAGQPSTEGVHWSSEGEGEFTIESIDKPSRGTKIVLHLKEGEEEFANGARLRNLVRKYSDHIALPVVMQKEAPLGEEQDGEEKAVAEPEDETVNSATALWTRNKADVTDEEYAEFYKHISHDYNTPLTWAHNRVEGNLEYTSLLYVPEHAPYDLWNREAPRGLKLYVQRVFIMDQADQFLPLYLRFIKGVVDTNNLSLNVSREILQKDPNVDKLRTALTKRVLDMLAKMGKNEPEKYAEFWSQFGGVLKEGPAEDYTNREKILKLLRFASTQSEGKEPTVSLEDYVGRMQEGQKKIYYVTAENYNTAKNSPHLEIFRKKGIEVLLLTERIDEWMMSHIFDFEGTSFQDVAKGELELDDAASEEDKKAQEEAAKKSEGLIERLKERLTEKVSDVRVTTRLTESPACLVLNAYDMGAQMRQIMQAAGQELPDTKPVFEINVEHPLIQKLDQEVDEDRFGELALVIFDQADLAAGGQLDDPASYVARLNKLLLELSQ, from the coding sequence ATGAGCACTGAAACGCAGAAAGAAACACGTGGCTTTCAAACAGAAGTCAAACAACTATTAAATCTTATGATCCACTCTTTATATTCCAATAAAGAGATCTTTTTGCGCGAGTTAATCTCGAACGCATCGGACGCTTCAGAAAAGCTTCGTTATGAAGCGCTATCCAATGGCGACCTTTACGAAAATGATGGCGATCTAAAAATACATGTCAGCTTTGATGAAGCGGCTAAAACCGTCACTATCGAAGACAACGGTATTGGTATGTCACGTGATAACGTGATTGAGCATTTAGGTACGATTGCCAACTCAGGTACAGCGAATTTCTTAAACCAATTAAGTGGTGATCAGGCTAAAGATAGCCAATTGATTGGTCAGTTTGGTGTTGGCTTTTACTCAGCTTTTATTGTGGCTAAAAAAGTAGATGTTTTCACACGTCGTGCAGGTCAGCCAAGCACGGAAGGTGTGCATTGGAGTTCTGAGGGTGAAGGCGAGTTCACAATCGAAAGTATCGATAAGCCAAGCCGTGGTACAAAAATTGTTTTACACCTAAAAGAAGGTGAAGAAGAGTTTGCCAATGGTGCTCGTTTACGCAACTTAGTGCGCAAATACTCAGACCATATTGCTCTACCTGTTGTAATGCAAAAAGAAGCGCCTTTAGGTGAAGAGCAAGACGGCGAAGAAAAAGCCGTAGCAGAGCCAGAAGACGAAACAGTTAACAGTGCAACAGCGCTGTGGACTCGCAATAAAGCAGATGTAACAGACGAAGAGTATGCTGAATTTTATAAGCACATCTCTCATGATTACAACACGCCTCTAACGTGGGCACACAACCGCGTTGAGGGTAATCTTGAATATACAAGCTTGTTGTATGTGCCTGAACATGCGCCTTACGACCTGTGGAACCGTGAAGCGCCACGCGGTTTGAAATTATATGTTCAGCGTGTATTTATTATGGATCAGGCTGATCAATTCTTACCGTTATATTTGCGTTTTATAAAGGGTGTTGTTGATACTAATAACCTTTCCCTAAACGTATCGCGTGAAATATTACAAAAAGATCCTAATGTCGATAAATTGCGTACGGCATTAACTAAGCGCGTTTTAGATATGCTGGCTAAAATGGGTAAAAATGAGCCAGAAAAATACGCTGAGTTTTGGTCGCAGTTTGGCGGTGTGCTTAAAGAAGGCCCAGCTGAAGATTATACAAACCGTGAGAAAATTCTTAAGCTTCTGCGCTTCGCTTCAACACAAAGTGAAGGCAAAGAGCCTACTGTTTCACTAGAAGACTATGTGGGCCGTATGCAAGAAGGTCAGAAGAAGATCTACTATGTAACGGCTGAGAACTACAACACGGCTAAAAATAGCCCGCATCTTGAGATTTTCCGTAAGAAAGGTATTGAGGTTCTTCTACTAACTGAGCGTATCGACGAATGGATGATGAGCCATATCTTCGATTTTGAAGGTACATCCTTCCAAGACGTTGCTAAAGGCGAGTTAGAGTTAGACGATGCCGCTAGTGAAGAAGACAAAAAAGCTCAAGAAGAGGCGGCTAAGAAGAGTGAAGGCTTAATTGAGCGCTTAAAAGAGCGCTTAACCGAAAAAGTATCTGACGTTCGTGTCACTACGCGCCTGACCGAATCTCCTGCCTGCCTAGTGCTTAACGCCTACGATATGGGTGCGCAAATGCGCCAAATCATGCAGGCGGCAGGGCAAGAGTTGCCAGATACTAAACCTGTATTCGAAATTAATGTTGAGCATCCATTAATTCAGAAATTGGACCAAGAAGTAGACGAAGATCGTTTTGGTGAGTTGGCTCTGGTTATTTTTGATCAGGCTGATTTAGCGGCGGGCGGTCAGTTAGATGATCCAGCTTCTTACGTGGCTCGGTTAAATAAATTGCTGCTTGAGTTAAGCCAGTAA
- a CDS encoding VanZ family protein — MAPMRDIPVKLRPLFLVFALASTLFVVYGSLVPFVLRPHSFAEALALFSDIRYLQLGASSRADLLANAIIYIPVSLFWMAVLAPDGRFRFKRAQVIIALAAMVALSVLVEFIQVYVAPRTVSKNDIISESVGIITGALVWAFWGSWLSQGIQRLLLKGRISCDSLLLFFALAVLGYSLLPFDFFISAGEIKQAIQQRGMPLLGTFSSGDSFGMSAREVLIGCLEFSIATALGFVTYHTNIAKRFARGQIVLLAFLLFAFIEVLQFFEYSGNSTLTSALVKTGGVYVGLHLAGLLTHQTFLDCLRIYRDRFPFVWPAYMALALFIKGWSLMPAFDLPAIAHIMSEMSFIPFYYHYFTTEMAAFKSALLQVALISPLTLFWWSIDKTAIANHLLIPTRQWKRLPKRMWLGALLALGVEVGGLLWASLRPDLTNILIIAMAIPFIYGFLELMYRSVYRVDSKVFQFTGRTLTRETSSTHEDPYHFANNSVISGWRAYIPNFSQASLGRISFAMVAWGAAGIYCINYPISPVLLCLFGLAYIAVLQRSPMMALVVIPAGIPLLDWYPMSGRFFLTELDFIILLTLGSQYLAGHYDVNIVRKNRPLWLLVIITSLVYVVSVVHALWGHTLWDNNATTSFYSPVNAVRLSKAWIWFVLLLPVIAFFFKHNQKSFLRFTQGVLLGLAGLLLAVIAERYLFTGLFDFETVMHRVRGSFVTMHTGGGHIDIFLITTIPFLLYPFITRAGHRMRLLALCVLLVALYGVFVTYSRGPYLVASLVGCVMLASYMLAVRKHVSVRWVAGISVLVFSLAASWVAIPFVFDSFLTQRLSIATQDKDTRVNQWARVANLVNGSAMSYAFGNGPGTLPRSIMLDNINTDMPNAMHDLITNEDNTFLALSAGRSLFTNQYVSVEQGKRYEYHFRYRSPEARALLRFSLCEKWIDDSFRCQETATELPPSNEWKSATYSVLIDAFPAVPLRDSAVSMRPKTLGISVAGQTRMLLDDLELLDMSGRSLLKNGNFSAGNDFWFITSDNHLDWHAKNLIVNIYHDQGIAGVLSFAAFIAFSLWVLLKQLLNHNRHAVIMLGALSGYLGVGMVASAFEVPQLALLLYLLLAVIHTLPLMPSASKEASGSIS; from the coding sequence ATGGCTCCCATGAGGGATATACCCGTTAAGTTACGTCCGTTATTTTTGGTTTTTGCGTTGGCATCAACCTTATTTGTTGTTTACGGCAGCTTAGTTCCTTTTGTTCTTCGTCCACACTCATTTGCAGAAGCCTTAGCGCTTTTTTCTGATATTCGATACCTACAGTTAGGCGCCTCCTCGCGTGCGGATTTATTAGCTAACGCCATCATATATATCCCGGTTAGTCTATTTTGGATGGCTGTATTAGCACCGGACGGACGTTTTAGGTTTAAACGGGCTCAAGTTATTATTGCATTAGCAGCCATGGTGGCATTGAGTGTGCTTGTTGAATTTATTCAGGTTTATGTTGCCCCGCGAACCGTATCTAAAAACGACATTATTTCTGAGTCTGTAGGTATCATTACTGGGGCGCTCGTTTGGGCTTTTTGGGGCAGTTGGCTGAGTCAGGGTATCCAACGTTTATTGCTCAAAGGGCGCATATCATGTGATAGCTTGTTACTGTTTTTTGCCTTAGCGGTATTGGGCTACTCTTTGTTACCGTTTGACTTCTTCATCTCTGCTGGCGAAATTAAACAGGCTATCCAACAAAGGGGGATGCCGCTGTTGGGGACATTCAGCAGTGGCGATTCTTTTGGTATGTCGGCTCGTGAGGTGTTGATCGGGTGCCTTGAGTTTTCAATCGCAACTGCGTTGGGTTTTGTTACTTACCATACAAATATTGCTAAGCGTTTTGCTCGCGGCCAAATTGTTTTATTGGCCTTTTTGCTCTTTGCTTTTATTGAAGTGTTACAGTTTTTTGAGTATTCAGGGAACAGTACGTTAACGTCCGCGTTAGTTAAAACGGGTGGTGTTTATGTCGGTTTGCATCTAGCTGGCTTGCTGACGCATCAAACATTTTTAGATTGTCTTCGTATTTATCGTGATCGCTTTCCCTTTGTATGGCCTGCTTATATGGCATTGGCTCTTTTTATAAAGGGCTGGTCATTAATGCCTGCGTTTGATTTGCCTGCTATCGCTCACATTATGTCCGAAATGTCCTTTATTCCTTTCTATTATCACTATTTCACAACTGAGATGGCTGCGTTTAAAAGTGCATTGCTGCAAGTTGCCCTGATTAGTCCATTGACTTTGTTTTGGTGGAGTATTGATAAAACGGCAATAGCGAACCATCTGTTAATCCCTACCCGGCAATGGAAACGTCTTCCAAAACGTATGTGGTTGGGGGCATTGTTAGCGTTAGGGGTTGAAGTCGGTGGTTTACTTTGGGCGAGTTTGCGACCTGACTTAACAAACATTTTAATTATCGCAATGGCAATTCCCTTTATATATGGCTTTTTGGAGCTCATGTATCGCAGTGTTTACCGTGTAGATTCTAAAGTGTTCCAGTTTACAGGGCGTACTTTAACGAGAGAGACGTCATCTACCCATGAAGATCCCTATCACTTTGCCAACAACTCGGTGATTTCTGGGTGGCGTGCTTACATTCCTAATTTTAGTCAGGCGAGTTTAGGGCGAATTAGCTTTGCTATGGTGGCGTGGGGAGCTGCAGGTATTTACTGTATCAATTATCCCATATCACCTGTTTTATTATGCCTCTTTGGGTTGGCATATATCGCGGTTTTACAGCGCTCTCCGATGATGGCTTTGGTGGTTATTCCGGCGGGGATCCCCTTGTTGGATTGGTACCCTATGTCGGGCCGGTTCTTTTTGACTGAGCTAGACTTTATTATTTTGCTAACCCTCGGTAGTCAATACTTAGCAGGTCACTATGATGTAAATATTGTGCGTAAAAATAGACCATTATGGTTGCTGGTTATTATTACGAGTCTCGTTTATGTGGTTAGTGTGGTTCATGCTCTCTGGGGGCACACTCTATGGGATAATAACGCGACTACTTCTTTTTACAGTCCGGTTAATGCAGTTCGTTTGAGTAAAGCATGGATATGGTTTGTGCTGTTGTTACCTGTGATTGCGTTCTTTTTTAAACATAATCAAAAGAGTTTTTTGCGCTTCACACAAGGCGTGCTACTTGGTCTTGCTGGTTTGTTGTTAGCGGTAATAGCTGAGCGTTATTTATTTACGGGATTATTTGATTTTGAAACAGTGATGCATCGTGTGCGTGGGAGCTTTGTTACCATGCATACGGGTGGCGGCCATATCGATATTTTTTTAATCACTACCATTCCGTTCCTTTTATATCCATTTATAACCCGTGCCGGTCATAGAATGCGCTTGCTGGCCTTATGTGTGTTATTGGTGGCCTTGTATGGTGTGTTTGTGACCTATTCCCGTGGGCCTTATTTGGTTGCTAGCCTAGTTGGCTGTGTAATGTTAGCTAGCTACATGTTGGCGGTGAGGAAGCATGTTTCTGTTCGCTGGGTGGCAGGCATATCTGTATTGGTATTTAGCTTGGCCGCTAGTTGGGTGGCCATCCCGTTTGTTTTTGATTCGTTTTTGACTCAAAGACTGTCGATAGCCACTCAAGATAAGGACACACGTGTTAATCAATGGGCTAGAGTTGCGAATCTAGTTAATGGTTCGGCTATGTCGTATGCCTTTGGAAACGGACCTGGGACGTTACCGCGTTCTATTATGCTAGATAATATTAATACAGACATGCCCAATGCGATGCATGACCTGATAACGAATGAAGATAATACATTCTTGGCTTTGAGTGCAGGTCGTTCATTGTTTACCAATCAATATGTATCGGTAGAGCAGGGTAAGCGTTACGAGTATCATTTTCGGTACCGCAGCCCAGAAGCTCGTGCTTTGTTACGTTTCTCACTGTGCGAGAAGTGGATAGATGACTCATTTAGGTGCCAAGAAACAGCTACCGAACTGCCCCCTAGTAATGAGTGGAAGAGCGCGACTTACTCCGTGTTAATTGATGCCTTTCCAGCCGTCCCTTTACGCGACAGCGCTGTAAGTATGCGCCCTAAAACGTTAGGTATATCAGTGGCAGGGCAAACTCGAATGCTGCTCGATGATCTTGAACTTTTAGACATGTCGGGTCGTTCGTTGCTGAAAAATGGTAACTTTTCGGCGGGCAACGATTTTTGGTTCATTACCAGTGATAACCATTTAGATTGGCATGCTAAAAACCTTATCGTCAATATCTATCATGATCAGGGAATTGCTGGGGTATTATCCTTTGCCGCTTTTATTGCGTTTAGCTTATGGGTCTTATTAAAACAGTTACTGAACCATAATCGACATGCAGTGATTATGCTGGGGGCGTTGTCCGGATATCTAGGTGTGGGTATGGTCGCGAGTGCTTTTGAAGTACCACAGTTAGCTTTGTTGCTTTATTTGTTGCTCGCTGTGATTCATACGCTGCCCCTAATGCCATCGGCCTCTAAAGAAGCATCAGGAAGTATTAGTTAG
- a CDS encoding DUF4880 domain-containing protein, protein MKPPESYKILNEAAVWYSILNSDNTTTHDQEQWAQWLNQDPDNRAAWQQVESITDSLSSLRSFDTPNELGISQQLINANHFDIPANKTKTTRRSIVKGLASLPFIAGAWQAHEMGLINEWTLPYRSDFSNSQRKAINYQMADGTRITLAINSGIKWSHSPSESHITLLAGDLAIQQAASSVPATIMMKNHAIKLQHTHLVIRQSPDIQVQDSTTSVAVINGSADICRHNDKASLVLDAGQKVLCSRTAFSSIQEVSPIDLAWTNNILQANNMTLEHWASVINQHHSSYVNCHPSIKQLLVMGSFPLDNTPLALSMLQNVLPVQIRHLTPLWTLIEPVA, encoded by the coding sequence ATGAAGCCACCCGAATCTTACAAGATCCTCAATGAAGCCGCCGTCTGGTACAGCATACTTAACTCAGACAACACGACAACACACGATCAGGAACAGTGGGCACAATGGCTCAATCAAGACCCAGACAACCGAGCAGCTTGGCAACAAGTTGAGTCGATCACTGACAGCCTATCGTCGTTGCGCAGTTTCGATACGCCAAACGAACTCGGCATCTCTCAACAACTGATAAACGCCAACCATTTCGATATCCCAGCTAATAAAACAAAAACCACTCGCCGGAGTATTGTAAAGGGGTTAGCGTCACTTCCCTTTATTGCTGGCGCATGGCAAGCACATGAAATGGGGCTTATCAACGAATGGACTCTGCCCTATCGCAGCGATTTCAGTAACAGCCAACGCAAAGCAATTAACTATCAAATGGCAGACGGAACACGAATAACACTAGCCATTAATAGCGGAATAAAATGGTCACACTCCCCTAGTGAAAGCCATATCACGCTGCTTGCTGGAGACTTAGCCATTCAACAGGCAGCCTCAAGTGTCCCTGCAACAATTATGATGAAGAACCACGCTATTAAATTACAGCATACACACCTCGTGATTCGCCAATCACCAGATATTCAAGTTCAAGACAGCACTACCAGCGTGGCTGTTATTAACGGCAGCGCCGATATTTGCCGGCACAATGATAAGGCTAGTTTAGTGCTAGACGCTGGACAAAAAGTGCTCTGTTCGAGAACCGCATTTAGCTCGATCCAGGAAGTATCGCCGATAGATTTAGCGTGGACTAACAACATTCTACAAGCAAACAACATGACGCTAGAGCATTGGGCATCCGTGATTAACCAACACCACTCAAGCTACGTAAACTGTCACCCCTCTATAAAACAACTGTTAGTGATGGGCAGCTTCCCGCTTGATAACACTCCACTGGCATTGAGCATGCTACAAAACGTTCTACCCGTTCAAATAAGACACCTAACCCCTTTGTGGACCCTCATAGAGCCTGTCGCCTAA
- a CDS encoding lytic transglycosylase domain-containing protein — protein sequence MKWSVGDNLSILTAPFVFGVIGLHLMAAGNWASAGEIRKIVRADGVVEYTNVPTNQRKTPIKTNASKAESIYKYRQDNGVLTITNVKPKKGIQYETIRYECYACNPSSTVDWYNTPINTKAYSSSVAAAAKTYNVDPALIRAIIHAESSFKVTAKSHQGAQGLMQLMPATARYLGVGNPFDASENIMGGAKYLAELLALYAGDIKRASAAYNAGPGAVKKYNGVPPYAETKAYVKRVGILHKRYQQALR from the coding sequence ATGAAGTGGAGCGTTGGGGATAACCTAAGCATTCTGACCGCGCCCTTTGTGTTTGGGGTCATAGGATTGCACTTAATGGCGGCGGGCAATTGGGCTAGCGCAGGTGAGATACGTAAAATTGTGCGTGCTGATGGGGTTGTCGAGTACACTAACGTCCCAACTAACCAACGAAAAACACCTATTAAAACCAATGCTTCAAAGGCTGAATCTATTTACAAGTATCGGCAAGACAATGGTGTTCTTACTATTACCAACGTAAAGCCGAAAAAAGGTATTCAGTACGAAACTATCCGATATGAATGTTATGCCTGTAACCCTTCGTCTACAGTGGACTGGTATAACACGCCCATTAATACGAAAGCCTATTCATCATCCGTTGCGGCGGCGGCTAAAACCTATAATGTTGACCCTGCTTTGATACGGGCCATTATCCATGCTGAGTCCTCGTTCAAAGTGACAGCTAAATCGCATCAAGGCGCACAAGGGCTTATGCAGCTTATGCCTGCGACGGCCCGTTATTTAGGGGTTGGGAACCCTTTTGATGCATCAGAAAATATTATGGGTGGTGCGAAATACCTAGCCGAATTGCTAGCGCTATATGCGGGTGATATTAAACGAGCCTCCGCTGCCTATAACGCTGGACCGGGAGCTGTTAAAAAATACAATGGCGTACCGCCTTATGCCGAGACTAAAGCGTACGTAAAACGGGTGGGAATACTGCATAAGCGCTATCAGCAGGCGCTGCGTTAG
- a CDS encoding sigma-70 family RNA polymerase sigma factor, translating into MSTLHLKNLAAMYQQHQPWLLNLFRFKLGNCDDAADLAQDAFLRLLKRPINFDSYTAAQSYLSKMANGMCIDYWRHEQIKQVWLETLAARPHATVHSPEQQAVLLELMIDVDCMLRELSSNARTAFLLSQLDGLTYAEIAAVIHVSERMVKKYMAEAMLKCLIFKAQLDTATTEP; encoded by the coding sequence ATGTCTACCCTCCATTTGAAAAACTTAGCGGCCATGTATCAGCAGCATCAGCCGTGGTTGCTAAACTTGTTTCGGTTTAAGTTGGGTAATTGCGACGACGCCGCCGATTTAGCGCAGGATGCTTTTCTGCGGTTGCTCAAACGTCCCATCAACTTTGACAGTTACACAGCAGCTCAGTCTTATTTAAGCAAAATGGCTAACGGGATGTGTATTGATTACTGGCGTCATGAACAAATCAAACAAGTATGGTTAGAGACGTTAGCTGCTCGCCCTCACGCTACCGTCCATTCCCCTGAGCAACAAGCTGTACTGTTAGAGCTGATGATAGACGTCGATTGTATGCTGCGAGAGCTTTCAAGCAATGCTCGTACAGCATTCTTGTTATCCCAGCTCGACGGTCTTACCTATGCAGAAATTGCAGCCGTAATACATGTTTCTGAACGCATGGTAAAAAAGTATATGGCAGAGGCCATGCTAAAGTGCCTTATATTTAAAGCTCAGCTCGATACGGCTACCACCGAACCATGA